The sequence CACCTCGGCCTCCAGCCACGTCCGCCAGCGGAGATTGTGATCGTGGCTCGCCGCGACGAAATCGTCCGACGCCAGCGCGGCGATCGCCGCCGCCTGTCCGCCGGTGGTGATGTTGAACGGCGCGCGGATCTTGTGCAGCGCCTCGACGATCGGCGCGGCGGCATAGCCCCAGCCGACCCGCTCGGCGGCGAGCCCGTGGATCTTCGAGAATGTCCGCGTGACGAGCACGTTCGGCGCGGACTTGGCGAGCTCCAGCGCGCCGTCATCGTCCTCGGGGTCGAGATATTCGGTATAGGCCTGGTCGAGCACCAGCAGGCAATCCGCCGGTAGCCCGGCATGCAGCCGCGCAATCTCTTCGCGCGAACTGTACGTGCCGGTGGGATTGTTCGGATTGGCGACGAACACCACCCGCGTCCGCGGCGTCACGCCTGCCAGCAGCGCGTCGACATCGGTCGCATAATCGCGATCGTCGACCTCGACCAATTCGGCCCCCACCCGCCGCGCCGCGATCGGATAGACCGAAAAGCCGTAGCGCACGAACATCACCTCGTCGCCCGGCCCGGCGAAGGCGCCGGCGGCGAGATGGAGCAGTTCGTCCGACCCCTGCCCGTAGATCACGCGCTCGGCATCCAGCCCGAACTTGGCGGCGATCGCCGCGCGCAGATCATGCGCGCTCGCGTCGGGGTAGCGTTCGAGCGAAGCCGCATGCGCCGCATAAGCGGTGCGCGCCGCCGGGCTGGTTCCGAGCGGATTCTCGTTCGACGACAGCTTGTGCACGCGACGGCCGTCGTCGGTGGTCGAACGACCGGGGACGTAGGGTGCGATCGCGTCGATCCACGGCTTGGGCGAAGGGCTGCTCATGGGGGCTGCGGTTTAGAGGATCGGCAGCCCATGGCAACCGGTCGGGCGTGGCCGCTGCGCGTTGACACGCATCGCCGCCGATCCTAGCGGCTTGCCCCTTCCATGGCGACGCTCGCAGCCTCGACCGATCAACGCTTCGGCCTCGCGCGGCACGTGCGGCTGCCGGGCGCGTTCGCGCTCGACGGCGGCGCGACGCTCGACGGGATCGAGATCGCCTACGAGACCTACGGCACGCTCGACGCCGACAAGGGCAACGCCGTCCTGATCTGCCACGCGCTGACCGGCGACCAGCATGTCGCCTCGATCCACCCGCGCACCGGCAAGCCGGGCTGGTGGACGCGGATGGTGGGCGCGGGCAAGCCGATCGATCCGGCACGCCACTTCATCATCTGCGCCAACGTGCTCGGATCGTGCATGGGCTCGTCCGGCCCCGCCACGATCGATCCGAAGACCGGCCAGCCTTATGCGATGGCCTTCCCGGTCATCACGCTGCGCGACATGGCGCGCGCGCAGGCCCTGCTGCTCGACCACCTCGAGGTGCCCGTGCTCGCGGCGGCGGTCGGCGGCTCGATGGGCGGGATGCAGGTGCTCGAATGGGCGGCGACCTTCCCCAGGCGCGTGCGCAGCGCGGTGGTGATCGCCAGCGCCGCGCGCCATTCGGCGCAGAACATCGCCTTCCACGAGGTCGGCCGCCAGGCGATCATGGCCGATCCCAACTGGCAGCGCGGCGACTATTACGGCACCGGCGCCGCGCCGGCCGCGGGCCTTGCCGTCGCGCGGATGGCGGCGCACATCACCTACCTGTCCGAAGCGGCGATGCACGACAAGTTCGGGCGCAAGCTGCAGGATCGCGGGCAGGTCGGCTTCGGCTTCGACGCCGATTTCCAGGTGGAGAGCTATCTGCGCCATCAGGGGATCAGCTTCGTCGACCGGTTCGACGCCAACTCCTATCTCTACATCACCCGCGCAATGGACTATTTCGATCTGGCGCAGGAGCATGGCGGCCGGCTGGCCAACGCCTTTCGCGGCAGCGCCACGCGCTTCTGCATCGCCAGCTTCGACACCGACTGGCTCTACCCCACCTCCGAATCGCGCGCGATCGTGCATGCGCTCAACGCGGCCGGCTGCGCCGTCAGCTTCGTCGAGCTGACCGCACCATTCGGACATGACAGCTTCCTGCTGGAGGTGCCGGAGCTGTTCGGCATGATCGACGGCTTCCTCCGCGCCGGCGCGCCGTGAACCTGCGCCCCGATCTCGCGCTGATCGCCGAGCATGTCGTGCCCGGCAGCCGCGCGCTCGACATCGGCTGCGGTGACGGCGACCTGATGGCGGTGCTGCGCAAGGCGCATGTCGACGTGCGCGGGCTGGAGCTCGATCCGGCCAACGTCGCGCTGGCGGTGGCGCGCGGCCTGTCGGTGGTGCAGGGCGATGCCGACGCCGACCTTGCTTATTATCCCGACGATGCGTTCGACTATGCGATCCTCAGCCAGACGCTGCAGACCGCGCGCCGCCCGGATCAGGTTCTGGCCGAGCTGCTGCGCATCGGCCGCCGCGCCTTCGTCTCCTTCCCCAATTTCGCTTACTGGCGCGTGCGCTGGGGGCTGATGTGGGGCGGCCGCATGCCGGTGACGAAGGCGCTGCCGGTGTCGTGGTACGAGACGCAGGACATCCATCATCTGACGATCGACGATTTCCGCGCGCTGGTGGCGGAAAGCGGCATCCGCGTCGAGGATGCGTGGTTCCTGCGCGGCAGCAAGCGCATCGGCACCGCCGCCGCCAACCTGCTCGCCGAACATGCCGTGTTCCTGCTGAAGCGCGACTAGCGGGGCTTGCCCGGGTCCGTCGCCGCCGCCATCATGGCGGCGTGGCGGACATGCTGACCCTGGGGCGCCGACAGGCGATCGCCGCGACCGCCGCCGGCCTGCTGGCACCAGCGCCTGCCCGCGCGGAGGCGAAGCCGCCGATCACCACCCGGATCCTCATCGAGGATGCGCGTCTGTGGGTGGCGGCGACGATCGGCAAGGACAGTCCGCGCCTGTTCTGTGTCGATACCGGCGCCCCGCGCAACTTCCTGCGCCCCGAAATCGCACATGCGCTGAAGCTGCCGGTGAAGGGCGGGCAGGTCGTCGGCGGGCTCGGCAAGAGGCAGGTGGCCGGTGACATCGTCGCGGCGGACGATCTGGTGATCGGCGGCGCGCTCCGCATCCCCCTCACCCTGTTCGTCCTTTACGATTTCCAGCAGGGCCTGCCGCCCGATGCGGCGGGGCTGCTGGCGGCGGGCATCTTCACCGGGCGCGACTGCGATATCGATCTGGCTGCGGGCCAGTGGCGGCTCTGGCCGAGCGGGCGGCCGACGGCACCGGACATGACCCTGCTCGACTCGCGCTTCATCGGCGGCGACGGTCGCGGCCTGTGGTCCGACAAGATCGAGGTCACCGCCTACGTCGCCGGCAAGCCGTACCGGCTCGTCTGCGATACCGGCGCGCCCGGCGGCATCCTGCTCTTCTCGCACGCCGCGCGCGCCAATCGCCTGTTCGACGACACGACGCCGTTCGCGATCGAGCCCACCGGGGGCTTCGGCGGGCGCGCCGCGAAGCTCAGTCGCGTCATGCGGATGGGGCCCGTCCAGCTTGGGCCGCTGACGATCGACCGGCCGCTGGTGACGGTGATGGATCCCGACCAGAGCAGCCGGTTCAGCGACCATGACGGCGTGATCGGCCTGTCGCTGCTTCAGCTGCTCGCGCTGTCGACCGACATCCGCCTGCGCAAGGTGTGGGCGACGCGCAACGATCGGCCGGTTCCGCCCGACCGCTATCGGCCGGCGGGCATCTGGCTCGACCGTACCGACGACGGCACCGTGGCGGTGACGGTGGTCGGCACCGGCAGCCCGGCGGCGGCCGCCGGGCTGCGCGCCGGCGACGTCGTGGTCGATCCGCCGACGCTTGCCGAGGCGATCGTGCGGACCAACCAGCCGCCCGGGCGCGAAGTGGCACTCGGCATTCGACGCGACGGCGCGGTTTCGACCGTGCGCTACACGGTCAGGCCGTATCTGTAGCCCATGCCGTCATCCCGGCGCAGGCCGGGATCCAGATCGCGCAACGCCCGCTGCCTGGACCCCGACCTACGCCGGGGTGACGATACATGTCGCAGAGAACGGGAGTTACTTCTCCAGCACGTCCGCCACGAAGCGGTCGAGCAGGCGCACGCCGTAGCCGGTCGCGCCCTTCTCCCACATCGTGCCGGGCTTGGCGGCCCATACCATGCCGGCAATGTCGAGATGCGCCCACTTCACGCCCTCGTCGACGAAGCGCTGGATGAACTGCGCGGCGGTGATCGAGCCGGCTTCGCGCCCGCCGATATTCTTCATGTCGGCGATCGGGCTGTCGATCATCTTGTCATAGGCATCGCCCAGCGGCATCCGCCAGAGCTTCTCACCGACGCCGCGCCCGGCGGCGAGCAGGCCTTCGGCCAGCGTGTCGTCGTTCGAGAAGATGCCGCCATGCTCGTGGCCGAGGCTGATGATCATCGCGCCGGTCAGCGTCGCCAGATCGACGATCGTCTTCGGCTGATATTTGCGCTGCACCCAGGTGATCGCGTCGCACAGCACCAGCCGGCCCTCGGCGTCGGTGTTGATCACCTCGATCGTCTGGCCCGACATCGAGGTGACGACGTCGCCCGGCCGCTGCGCCTTGCCGTCGGGCATGTTCTCCACGAGGCCGCACACGCCGATGACGTGCGCATTGGCCTTGCGCGTGGCGATCGCCTTAATCGTGCCGACGACGGCGCCCGCGCCGCCCATGTCCCACTTCATGTCTTCCATGCCCGCGCCGGGCTTCAGGCTGATGCCGCCGGTGTCGAACGTCACGCCCTTGCCGACGAACGCGACCGGCTCCTTGATGCCGCCGCTGCCGTCATAGGTGAGGACGAGCAGGCGCGCCTCGCGCTCCGAGCCCTGCGACACGCCGAGCAGGGCGCCCATGCCGGCGGCCTGCATCGCCGCCTCGTCCAGCACCTCGATGCCGATGCCCAGCGCGGCGAGCTCCTGGCAGCGCTCGACGAAGCTTTCGGGATAGATGACGTTGCCCGGCTCGGCCACCAGCCCACGCGTGAAGGCGACGCCCTGCGCGACGGCATCCAGCGGTGCCCATGCCGCCTCGGCCTCGGCGAGCTGGTCGCCGACGACGATCTCGACCGAGGTCAGCGTCGGCTTCTGCTTGGCCGGCAGCTTCGTGCGATAGGTGTCGAACCGCCAGCTGCGCAGGCTCGCGCCCAGCGCCAACCCGGCGGCGAAGGCCGGCCGATCGGCGGCCGGCAGGCTCGTCAGGTCCACCGTCAGCGCCGTCGTGCCCGAAGTCAGCAGCCGCGCCGCGAGCGCGCTGCCGGCGCGCTCCGCGTCGCCCGTGCCGAACAGCAGGATCTGCCGCACCGCGCCCTCGAACGGCGCGTGCAGCCCGACCACCGCGCCGGGCTCGCCCGCAAACGCCGCACCCGACGCCGCCGCTTTGGCGATCGTCGCCGCCTCGCCCAGCGCCGCTTCGGGCACGGCACCGCCGGCGGCGGGAAAAGCGAGGGCGGCGGTGCCGGCGCTGCGGCCGGTGCTGAGCGTGATGCTGATCAAGGAGGAAGCCTTTCCGATTGAACGCTCTATCTAGGACGGCGGACGCGCATCGCAAAGCGGCGCAACGTGGCGATTTTACAAGATTGCGACACTGGGGCGGCTGCGATATCGGCCGCCAATGCGGCGGGGAACAAGGGGGAAGCGGACGGACGTCGCGCATGCATCGCTGCTGGCGGTCGCAATCGCGTTGGCTGCGCCCGCCGTCGCGCAGGATCTCGCCGCACGGCCGGTCGCGCCGCCCGCCACCAGCGGCGATACCGAGACGCCGACCGACGATCAGCAGATCACCTTCTCGGCGACCGACCTTTCCTACGACGACGACAACGATATCGCCACCGCGACCGGCGACGTGCGGATGCTGCGCGCCGGCAGCCGCCTGCGCGCCGACAAGGTGGTGTGGAACCGCAAGACCGGGCGCATCGTCGCGAGCGGCAACGTCGCGACCGTCAGCCCCGGCGGCGACACCACCTACGCCGATCAGATCGATTTGACCGACGACATGAAGAACGGCGTTGCCGACAATCTGCTGCTGGTACTGGCCGACGGCGGCCGGCTGGCGGCGCGCCACAGCACGAAGGACGGCGATCGCACGACCCTCGATCGCGCCGCCTACACGCCGTGCCGCGTGGTCGATGCCAGCGATTGCCCGAAGACGCCGTCGTGGCAGATCACCGCGGTGCGCGTGGTGCTCGATCAGGGCAAGCACCGCATCTATTATCGCGATGCACGCTTCCGCCTGTTCGGGCTGACGGTGATGGCGCTGCCCGGCTTCTCGCACCCCGACGGATCGGGCAATGGCGGCGGCGGCACCGGGCTGCTGCTGCCGAACATGCAGGTCAGCAAGGCGACCGGCGTCGAGCTCGATCTGCCTTATTATCTCCAGCTCGCGCCCAACCGCGACCTGACGGTGACGCCGCACGTCTATTCGGCGGTGCCCCCCGCGCTGGAACTGCTCTACCGCAACCTCGACCAGATCGGTGCCTATCAGATCCGCGGCATGGTGACGGCCGGCTCGCGCCTGCCGGCCAGCATCAACCCCTTGCCGGGCGACAAGAATCACGGGTTGCGCGGCTTCATCGACGCCAACGGCACGTGGCAGCTCGGGCCGGACTGGACGATCCACGCCGCCATCCGCGCCGAAACCGACCGCACCTTCATGAAGCGCTTCGATATTTCGAACGACGACCGGCTGCGCTCGACCATTCGCGCCGAACGCATCGACGACGACAGCTATTTGTCGATCGCCGGCTGGTTCGTGCAGGAAATCCGCGCCGGCTATTCGCAGGGCCAGCAGCCGATCGCGATGCCCGAGATCGACTATCGCCGCCGGGTCAAGGATCCGTGGCTCGGCGGCACCTTCCAGGCCGAGCTCAACACGCTCGCGCTCACCCGCACCGAGGGACAGGATACGCAGCGCGCCTTCGCCGGGCTGCGCTGGGATCTCACCAAGCTCACCCCGCTCGGCCAGCTGGTGACGTTCACCGCTTATGGCCGCGGCGACGTCTACCATACCGCCGGCGCGGGCGAGACCGACATCGTCGCCTATCGCGGCCAGAATGGCTGGCAGACGCGCGGCATCGGCCTGGTCGCGGTCGACATGCGTTGGCCGTTCGTGGGCGAGCTGTTCGGCGGCACGCAGCAGATCGTCCCGCGCGTGCAGTTCGTGGGCCAGCCGCACACCAAGAACGTCACGATCCCCGACGAAGACAGCCGCGCGGTCGATCTGGAAGATTCGAACCTGTTCGCGCTCAACCGCTTCTCGGGCTACGACCGGTGGGACGATTCCAGCCGCGTCACCTATGGTGCCGAGTGGAACTACACCCGGCCCGCATTCGAGGTGCACGGCGTCATCGGCCAGAGCTACCGCCTGAGCACGGAACCGACGATCCTGCCCTCGGGCACGGGGCTCTCGGGGCAATTTTCGGACTATGTCGGCCGCGTCACCGTCAAATACGGCAATTTCGTCGAGTTCACCGAGCGGTTCCGCCTCGACAAGTCCACGCTCGCCGTCCGCCGCAGCGAGTTCGACGCGACCGTCGGCACGCGAAACACCTATTTCCTGGTCGGCTATCTCCGCCTCAACCGCGACATCGACCCGACGATCGCCGACCTGCGCGACGATAGCGAAGTACGGTTTGCCGGCCGCATCCAGATCGCGCGCTATTGGTCGATCTTCGGCTCGACGGTGATCGACCTCACGAAGCGCAGCGACGATCCCACCTCGCTCTCGGACGGCTTCTCGCCGGTGCGCGACCGCGTCGGCCTCGTCTACGAAAACGAGTGCATCTCGCTCGGCCTCACCTGGCGCCGGGATTACGATCCCACCGGCGACGCGCGACGCGGCAGCACGTTCAGCTTGCGGCTGGCCTTGAAGAACGTTGGCCGCTAAGCAGCGGTTCAGCCGTACGAGCCTAGCGGGGGCGGCTCGACGGCGGATCAGGGACGGAGCGGGTTTTGACGGTGGACGGTAAGGGTAAGCGTGCGTTGGCCGCGCTGATGGGGGCGGCCATTCTGATGGCGCCGCTTCCGGCGATGGCGCAGGAGACGACGGGTCCGCTCGATCTCCCCAACGACGTGCAATTGCTGGCACCGCCCGATCCGGCGATCCGCAAGGCGACCGCGATCGTCAACGGCACGATCATCACCGAGACCGACATCGATCAGCGGCTCGCGCTGGTGCTCGTCGCCAATCAGGGCAAGGTCTCGGACGAGGAGCGGCAGCGGCTGCGCCTGCAGGTGCTGTCGAACCTGATCGACGAGACGCTCGAGATCGACGAGGCCAAGGCCAACAAGATCACGATCGACAAGAGCGAGATCGACAACAGCTACGCGCGCGTCGGCCAGCAGTTCAAGATGACGCCCGACAAGTTTTCCGACTATGTCCGCTCGGTGGGCTCGTCGCCCGCCTCGTTGAAGCGCCAGATCGAGGGCGAGAGCGCGTGGCGCCGCGTGCTGAGCCGCGAGGTCGAGCCGTTCGTCAGCATCAGCGACGAAGAGGTGACCCAGGTCATCAAGCGGCTGGAAGCCGCCAAGGGCCAGCCCGAATATCATGTCGGCGAAATCTATCTGTCGGCGACCCCGGTCACGCAGGCGCAGGTCGAGGCCAACGCCAACCGCATCGTCGAGCAGGTCCGCCAGGGCGCCTCGTTCGTCGCTTATGCCCGCCAATATTCCGAAGCGTCGACCGCAGCGGTCGGCGGCGACCTCGGCTGGGTGCGTGCCCAGCAATTGCCAGACGCGCTCGCCAACGTCCTGCCGCAGATGCAGAGCGGCACGGTCAGCGCGCCGATCCCGATTTCGGGCGGTTTTTCGATCATCGCGCTGATCGACAAGCGCCAGGTGCTGATGGCCGATCCGCGCGATGCGGTCCTTTCGCTGAAGCAGCTCACGATCACCTTCCCGGCCAATGTCAGCCGCGAGCAGGCGCAGCCGAAGGTCACCGCTTTCTCCGACGGGCTGAAGACACTGCAGGGCTGCGGCAAGGTCGCCGAATTCGCCAAGGCGATGAACGCCGAGGTGATCGACAACGACGCGGTCAAGGTGCGCGACCTGCCCGCCCCGCTCCAGCCGATCATGCTCAACCTGCGCGTCGGCGAATCGTCGCCGCCGTTCGGCTCCTCGACCGACGGCGTACACGCGCTGGTGGTGTGCGGCCGCGACGACCCGGAAACGGCGAGCATCCCCACGTTCGAGCAGATCCAGACGCAGATGTCGGACGAGCGCGTGAACATGCGTGCGCGCCGCTACCTGCGCGACCTGCGCCGCGATGCGATCATCGACTATCGCTGATCCCGGCCCCCCGCTCGCGGTGGCGCTCGGCGACCCTGCCGGGGTCGGGCCGGAAATCACCGCCAAGGCGTGGGCGGCGCGGGTCGAGGAAGGCTTGCCGCCGTTCTTCGCCGTCGGCGATCCTCGGTCGATCGCGGCCGTCTGGGACGGGCCGATCGCGCGGATCACCGATCCCGCCGCCGCGCGCGCCTGTTTCGCCGAGGCCTTGCCCGTAATCCAGGTCGAGGATGCGGGCGCGATCATCCCCGGCGAGCCGAACCTGCCCGGTGCGCGCTGTTCGCTCGATTCGCTGGAGCTGGCGGTCGGCCTCACCCGCTCGAACGCCGCGGCTGCGATCGTCACCGCGCCCGTCGCCAAGGTTCAGCTCTACGATATCGGCTTCGTCCATCCGGGGCAGACCGAATTCGTCGCCGAACGCTGCGGCATCTCGCGCGACAATGCCGTGATGATGCTCGCCGGGCCGTCGCTGCGCACCGTGCCGGTGACGACCCACATTCCGCTGCGCGACGCGGCCGGCATCCTCACCGTCGAGCTGATCCTCGCCAAGGCACGCACGACCGATCGCGGGCTGGTGCGCGATTTCGGCATCGCCCGCCCGCGCCTCGCCATCGCCGGCTTCAATCCGCATGCCGGCGAGAGCGGCGCGCTGGGCCGCGAGGAGATCGACGTGATCGCGCCCGCGGTCGAACGGCTGCGCGAGGAGGGCATCGACGTGGTCGGACCGCTGGCGGCCGACACGATGTTCCACGATCGCGCACGGCGCCAATATGATGCGGCGCTCTGCATGTATCATGATCAGGCGCTGATCCCGATCAAGACGCTCCATTTCGACGAGGGCGTGAACATCACGCTCGGCCTGCCGATCGTGCGGACCGCGCCCGATCACGGCACCGCCTTCAACATTGCCGGGCAGGATCGCGCGCATCCGGGCGCGATGATCGCCGCCATCCGCCTTGCCGCCCAGTGCGCGGAGTATCGCGCGCGCACGGCGTGACCCTCGCCGACCTTCCTCCGCTGCGCGAGGTGATCGCGCGCCATGGCCTTTCGGCCGAAAAATCGCTCGGGCAGAACTTCCTGCTCGACGGCCAGTTGCTCGATCGGATCGCGCGCGTGCCGGGGCCGCTCGACGGTGCCCTGGTCTACGAGGTCGGGCCGGGGCCGGGCGGCCTCACCCGCGCATTACTCGGCGCCGGGGCCGAGGTGATCGCGGTCGAACGCGACCGCCGCTGCCTGCCCGCGCTCGCCGAGCTGGGCGAGGCCGCGCCGGGCCGGCTGCGCGTGATCGAGGGCGACGCGCTGGCGATCGACGAGCTCGCCCTTGCCGGCGGCGCGCACATCGTCGCCAACCTGCCCTACAATGTCGGCACCGCTTTGCTCGTCCGCTGGCTCGGCACGACTGCATGGCCGCCCTGGTGGCGCTCGCTGACTCTGATGTTCCAGAAGGAAGTGGCCGAGCGGATCGTCGCCCGGCCCGACACCGGCGCCTACGGCCGGCTGGCGGTGCTGGCGCAGTGGCGGACGCACGCGCGCATCGCGTTGCCGGTGCATCGCTCGGCGTTCGTACCCTCGCCCAAGGTGATGTCGGCGGTGGTTCACATCGTGCCGGCCGAGCAGCCCGACGGCGTCACGCCCAAGGTGCTGGAGGCGTTGACCGGCGCCGCCTTCGGTCAGCGGCGCAAGATGCTGCGGCAGAGCCTGAAGGGCCTGCCCGGCGCGCTGGGGGCGCTGGCCGAATTGGGCATCGACCCGACGCGCCGCGCCGAGACGCTGTCGGTCGAGGAATTCGTCGCGATCGCACGCACGCTGGCGCGCTGAGCGATCCTTACGGCTTCTGCTGCTTCTGCGTCGCCTGTTCCTGGCCCTTGGGCGGAACCGTCGCGGTCGCCTGCGCAGTCTGCACCGCCGGCGGCGGCCCCTTCGCGATCACCGCCGCAAGCTGCGTCGAGACCGCGCACGGCGCCTTGCAGAGCTGGTTGATCCGCGCGAGGTTCACCTTGGCACGCTCGACCGCACCTTTCTGCACCATCGCCTCGCCCTGCCCGGCCAGCGCCGAAACGTCATTGGGGTCGAGCGTCAGCGCGCTGCGATAGAAGCGCACCGCCTTGCCCGGCAAATTCTGCGCGGTCGCGACATGGCCCAGCGCGACGAAGGCGGCGCGGTTGCGCGGATCGACCGCCAGCGCGGTTTCCAGCGCATCCTCGGCCCCGGCGGTGTTGCCGGCCTTCAGCAGCCCCTCGCCCTGCGCCAGCAACGCCATGCTGCGCGGATCGATCTGCGCATCGGGCTTCTGCCCCATGCTGCTGCTGGACAGGGTCGCCAGCGTGGCGGCAAGGGCGAGCGCGGCAGGGGAAAAACGCATCAGGAGCTCCACGAGGGGCGAAGCCCTGACCTCTAGCATGGCGCAGTCAGGGCGGCGACGAAAAAGCCGTCGGTGCCGTCATTTGCCGGGGTCAGCAGCCGCCCGGCGCCCGCCGGATGCCCCGCCGCGACCGACGACACCACCGACCAGTGCGGATTGCTCGCGAGGAAGTCCGAGATGCGGTCGCGCCCCTCTTCCGCCAGCAATGAGCAGACCGCATAGACCAGCCGGCCGCCCGGGCGCACCAGCGGTGCCGCAAGCTCCAGCACATGCTGCTGCATCGCCACCAGCCGATCGAGCCGGGCGGGCGAGAGCCGCCAGCGCGCCTCGGGATTGCGCCGCCACGTGCCGGTGCCCGAGCAGGGCGCATCGACCAGCACGACGTCGGCCTGCGCCGCCAGATCGGCCAGCGCCTCGGTCTCGCGGCCACCGTCGAGCAGGCGCGTCTCGATACGGCCGACGCCGGCCCGCTCGGCCCGCGGCCACAATCGCGCCAGCCGGCCGCGATCGACGTCGCAGGCGACCAGCCGCCCCTCGCCATCCATCATCGCGGCGAGCGCGAGCGTCTTGCCGCCGGCGCCGGCGCAGAGATCGACCACGGTCATGCGCGGCTGCGCGGCACAGGCGAGCGCGATCAGCTGGCTGCCCTCGTCCTGCACCTCGATCAGACCGTCGCGAAAGGCGCCGGTGGCCTCCACCGCCGTGCCCTCGGGCAGGCGCAGCGCGTCGGGGCTGAGCAGGCCGGGCACCGCGTCCGGCAGCAGGGCAAGCACCGCCTCGCGATCGGCCTTTAGCCGGTTGACGCGCAGATCGAGCGGCGCGCGCGCCATCAGCGCGGGCCATTCGTCAGGGGGCAGCGCCTTGGTCAGGCGCCCGACCAGCCAGTCGGGCGCCACGCCGGCGGGGGCAACCGGCTCGGCCGGATCGATCGCCGCCGGCCCGTGGCGGCTGCCGTCGAACAGGTCCGCCAGCTCCGGACGATCGCCGGCGAGGCCGATCATCGCCGCCCGCCCGCTGACAGGCGGCTGGCCCGCGCGACGGATCGCCGCATAAGCAAGCTCGCGCACCTCGCGCCGGTCGGTCGATCCGGCGAAGCGGCGGACCTTAAAGTAACGCGCGATCAGCGTGTCGGCCGCCGCTCCCCCGGTGCGCGCGGCGACCAGCACCGCATCCACGATCTCGATCGCGGCCTGCACCCGTGCTGCAGGGGTCAATTGCGTGGTCCCGGCGCGGCCACCTAGCCGAGCGAAGGATAATTGGGCGACTCGCGCGTGATCGTCACGTCGTGGACGTGGCTCTCGCGCAGACCGGCATTGGTGATGCGCACGAACCGCGCTTTCTCGCGCAGCTCGGCAAGCGTCGCCGCGCCGGTATAGCCCATCGCCGCCTTCACGCCGCCCACCAGCTGGTGGATCACCTCGCGCGCCGGGCCCTTATAGGGCACCTGCCCCTCGATGCCCTCGGGCACCAGCTTGAGCTGGTCGCGCACGTCCTGCTGGAAATAGCGATCGGCCGAGCCGCGCGTCATCGCCGCCAGGCTTCCCATCCCGCGATAGGATTTGAACGCACGTCCTTGATGAAGAAAGGTTTCTCCCGGCGCCTCATCGGTTCCGGCGAGCAGCGAGCCGATCATCACGCACGACGCGCCCGCCGCCAGCGCCTTGGCGACATCGCCCGAGGTGCGCAGGCCGCCGTCGGCGATCACCGGCACGCCGGATTTCCACGCCTCCTCGGCTGCTTCCATCACGGCGGTAAGCTGCGGCACGCCAACACCGGCGACGACCCGCGTGGTGCAGATCGATCCGGGGCCGATGCCGACCTTGATGCCGTCCGCCCCCGCAT is a genomic window of Sphingomonas nostoxanthinifaciens containing:
- the hisC gene encoding histidinol-phosphate transaminase, whose product is MSSPSPKPWIDAIAPYVPGRSTTDDGRRVHKLSSNENPLGTSPAARTAYAAHAASLERYPDASAHDLRAAIAAKFGLDAERVIYGQGSDELLHLAAGAFAGPGDEVMFVRYGFSVYPIAARRVGAELVEVDDRDYATDVDALLAGVTPRTRVVFVANPNNPTGTYSSREEIARLHAGLPADCLLVLDQAYTEYLDPEDDDGALELAKSAPNVLVTRTFSKIHGLAAERVGWGYAAAPIVEALHKIRAPFNITTGGQAAAIAALASDDFVAASHDHNLRWRTWLEAEVASLGNAGLSSVPSKANFILVLFEGKLTGEAAYHGLMERGYITRWLPGQKLPHALRITIGTEEEMRGLAAALRELVGQAG
- the metX gene encoding homoserine O-acetyltransferase MetX, with the protein product MATLAASTDQRFGLARHVRLPGAFALDGGATLDGIEIAYETYGTLDADKGNAVLICHALTGDQHVASIHPRTGKPGWWTRMVGAGKPIDPARHFIICANVLGSCMGSSGPATIDPKTGQPYAMAFPVITLRDMARAQALLLDHLEVPVLAAAVGGSMGGMQVLEWAATFPRRVRSAVVIASAARHSAQNIAFHEVGRQAIMADPNWQRGDYYGTGAAPAAGLAVARMAAHITYLSEAAMHDKFGRKLQDRGQVGFGFDADFQVESYLRHQGISFVDRFDANSYLYITRAMDYFDLAQEHGGRLANAFRGSATRFCIASFDTDWLYPTSESRAIVHALNAAGCAVSFVELTAPFGHDSFLLEVPELFGMIDGFLRAGAP
- the metW gene encoding methionine biosynthesis protein MetW, whose amino-acid sequence is MNLRPDLALIAEHVVPGSRALDIGCGDGDLMAVLRKAHVDVRGLELDPANVALAVARGLSVVQGDADADLAYYPDDAFDYAILSQTLQTARRPDQVLAELLRIGRRAFVSFPNFAYWRVRWGLMWGGRMPVTKALPVSWYETQDIHHLTIDDFRALVAESGIRVEDAWFLRGSKRIGTAAANLLAEHAVFLLKRD
- a CDS encoding aspartyl protease family protein, with product MLTLGRRQAIAATAAGLLAPAPARAEAKPPITTRILIEDARLWVAATIGKDSPRLFCVDTGAPRNFLRPEIAHALKLPVKGGQVVGGLGKRQVAGDIVAADDLVIGGALRIPLTLFVLYDFQQGLPPDAAGLLAAGIFTGRDCDIDLAAGQWRLWPSGRPTAPDMTLLDSRFIGGDGRGLWSDKIEVTAYVAGKPYRLVCDTGAPGGILLFSHAARANRLFDDTTPFAIEPTGGFGGRAAKLSRVMRMGPVQLGPLTIDRPLVTVMDPDQSSRFSDHDGVIGLSLLQLLALSTDIRLRKVWATRNDRPVPPDRYRPAGIWLDRTDDGTVAVTVVGTGSPAAAAGLRAGDVVVDPPTLAEAIVRTNQPPGREVALGIRRDGAVSTVRYTVRPYL
- a CDS encoding leucyl aminopeptidase, whose product is MSITLSTGRSAGTAALAFPAAGGAVPEAALGEAATIAKAAASGAAFAGEPGAVVGLHAPFEGAVRQILLFGTGDAERAGSALAARLLTSGTTALTVDLTSLPAADRPAFAAGLALGASLRSWRFDTYRTKLPAKQKPTLTSVEIVVGDQLAEAEAAWAPLDAVAQGVAFTRGLVAEPGNVIYPESFVERCQELAALGIGIEVLDEAAMQAAGMGALLGVSQGSEREARLLVLTYDGSGGIKEPVAFVGKGVTFDTGGISLKPGAGMEDMKWDMGGAGAVVGTIKAIATRKANAHVIGVCGLVENMPDGKAQRPGDVVTSMSGQTIEVINTDAEGRLVLCDAITWVQRKYQPKTIVDLATLTGAMIISLGHEHGGIFSNDDTLAEGLLAAGRGVGEKLWRMPLGDAYDKMIDSPIADMKNIGGREAGSITAAQFIQRFVDEGVKWAHLDIAGMVWAAKPGTMWEKGATGYGVRLLDRFVADVLEK